A window of the Verrucomicrobiota bacterium genome harbors these coding sequences:
- a CDS encoding MipA/OmpV family protein yields MTKALLSGLVAALVLVFVGTAAAQEDLKISIGADLVSDYIWRGIPWNEDGAIQPWVNLDYAGFTAQLWASMDLDDTPNDAQWEFSEFRLLGSYGIPVAGYMLDVGAIYYDYPNTDLTNTFEVFGTFTFTGVTLTPYVSLYYDVDEVEGFYLRVGGSYGQELESFEWLVGVSLGAGSEDYNEGYYGVSEFALNDLTATLTATMPFSEQFSAKAFVTASWLVGDDIKDAVEDDSSIGFGAGVSYTF; encoded by the coding sequence ATGACAAAAGCACTACTGAGTGGGCTGGTAGCGGCGCTCGTGCTCGTGTTTGTCGGCACAGCCGCGGCCCAGGAGGACCTCAAGATCTCGATCGGCGCCGACCTGGTCAGCGACTACATCTGGCGCGGCATTCCGTGGAACGAGGACGGCGCGATCCAGCCGTGGGTCAACCTCGACTACGCCGGCTTTACGGCACAGCTCTGGGCCTCGATGGACCTGGACGACACGCCGAACGACGCCCAGTGGGAGTTCTCCGAGTTCCGCCTCCTTGGCAGCTACGGGATCCCGGTGGCCGGCTACATGCTCGACGTGGGCGCCATCTATTACGACTATCCGAACACGGACTTGACGAACACGTTTGAAGTCTTCGGCACGTTCACCTTCACGGGCGTGACCCTCACCCCGTACGTGAGCCTCTACTACGATGTGGACGAGGTCGAAGGCTTCTACCTGCGGGTCGGCGGCAGCTACGGCCAGGAGCTCGAGAGCTTCGAGTGGCTGGTCGGCGTCTCGCTCGGCGCCGGCAGCGAAGACTACAACGAAGGTTACTACGGGGTCAGCGAGTTTGCGCTCAATGACCTCACAGCGACCTTGACGGCTACCATGCCGTTCTCGGAGCAGTTCAGCGCCAAGGCGTTTGTCACCGCTTCGTGGCTTGTCGGCGACGACATCAAGGATGCGGTCGAGGACGATTCGAGCATCGGCTTCGGCGCGGGCGTCAGCTACACCTTCTAG
- a CDS encoding zf-HC2 domain-containing protein, with protein sequence MNCQQSRERLHDYLDEALEAAERAQVSEHLTGCAACRREIEELRKVAALVGSLDELPVPGGFLHSVRARIDRPTVWERLRGLLVTPRPGVSVAVPVIIVAFVAAFYVMTRPPKVAEQSRPESQPKAGEIEVAYDYDAEGRPGRDGNGSFGATFDALEKTKADKSNGLLRGRNLEYADGSDESVLSETEEGESQPMIGREAKGDDLVLADVGSRSGDTQPSARAKDARGAGPTEAGSSVRTGSDESDEVPSDAEKETTRDEDRWFGSQVRGEVGKPEDHARVMFTVLDLDTDVARVLRIARAHGGTVTEQWTDAELSALIIDMPVKQFDKALEEIDLENAKNVEALNKQRAVAEQHQSARRMLLLIVRRIEEVAPGE encoded by the coding sequence ATGAACTGCCAGCAGTCCCGTGAACGCCTGCACGACTACCTCGATGAGGCACTCGAGGCCGCCGAGCGGGCGCAGGTCAGCGAACACCTGACCGGCTGCGCCGCGTGCCGGCGTGAGATCGAGGAGCTGCGCAAGGTGGCGGCGCTCGTCGGCTCGCTCGACGAGCTGCCCGTGCCGGGCGGCTTCCTGCACAGCGTACGGGCGCGCATTGACCGGCCGACCGTCTGGGAGCGCCTGCGCGGGCTGCTTGTGACACCGCGGCCAGGCGTGTCGGTGGCCGTTCCGGTCATCATCGTCGCGTTCGTCGCCGCTTTCTACGTCATGACGCGGCCACCGAAGGTCGCTGAGCAGTCTCGCCCGGAGTCCCAGCCCAAGGCGGGCGAGATCGAGGTGGCCTACGACTACGACGCGGAGGGCCGCCCGGGGCGGGACGGCAACGGGTCTTTCGGCGCGACGTTCGACGCGCTGGAGAAGACGAAAGCAGACAAAAGCAACGGCCTCCTGCGCGGCAGGAATCTGGAATACGCGGACGGGAGCGACGAATCGGTGCTCTCGGAAACCGAGGAAGGAGAATCGCAACCTATGATCGGCCGCGAGGCGAAGGGCGACGACCTCGTTCTCGCCGATGTCGGGAGCCGGAGCGGAGATACGCAGCCCAGTGCACGAGCAAAGGACGCCCGGGGCGCGGGCCCGACAGAAGCGGGTAGTTCCGTGCGTACCGGCTCCGATGAGAGCGACGAGGTCCCTTCGGATGCCGAGAAGGAAACGACACGAGACGAGGATCGCTGGTTCGGATCCCAGGTCAGGGGGGAGGTCGGCAAGCCCGAGGACCACGCGAGGGTCATGTTCACCGTCCTCGACCTTGACACCGACGTCGCGCGCGTGCTCCGGATCGCCCGCGCTCACGGCGGCACCGTGACCGAACAGTGGACGGACGCCGAGCTCTCGGCGCTCATCATCGACATGCCCGTCAAGCAGTTCGACAAGGCGCTCGAGGAGATCGATCTCGAGAACGCCAAGAACGTCGAGGCGCTCAACAAGCAACGCGCGGTCGCCGAGCAGCACCAAAGCGCGCGCAGGATGCTGCTCCTCATCGTGCGCCGTATCGAGGAGGTCGCGCCCGGCGAGTAA
- a CDS encoding sigma-70 family RNA polymerase sigma factor, which translates to MSKETEIDRIVQEPGRREEGSDAELIAQFLAGSEEAFNRLVLRHQRRAYNIAYRFLSQHEDALEVAQDAFVRAYRSLRRFKGKSSFKTWLYKIILNLARNRYRRKVSRGEHRKVSLDNPKRYDDSEAVREIEDEKLSPTRELDGREIQEQIQRGLMRLAAEHRQVIVLRHIEGLSYEEMTQVLQCAEGTVKSRLHRARLELRDVLRDLL; encoded by the coding sequence GTGTCCAAAGAGACCGAGATAGACCGGATCGTCCAGGAACCGGGGCGGCGCGAAGAGGGGTCGGACGCCGAGCTGATCGCGCAGTTCCTGGCCGGCAGCGAGGAAGCGTTCAACCGCCTCGTGTTGCGCCACCAGCGGCGGGCCTACAACATCGCCTACCGCTTTCTATCGCAGCACGAGGACGCGCTCGAGGTGGCCCAGGATGCCTTCGTGCGCGCCTACCGGAGCCTGCGGCGATTCAAGGGCAAGTCGTCGTTCAAGACGTGGCTCTATAAGATCATTCTCAACCTGGCCCGCAATCGCTACCGCCGGAAGGTGAGCCGCGGCGAGCACCGCAAGGTCTCGCTCGACAACCCGAAGCGCTACGACGATAGCGAGGCCGTACGGGAGATCGAGGACGAGAAGCTCTCGCCGACGCGCGAGCTCGATGGCCGCGAGATCCAGGAGCAGATCCAGCGCGGGCTGATGCGGCTCGCCGCTGAGCACCGCCAGGTCATCGTGCTGCGCCACATCGAGGGCCTCTCGTATGAGGAAATGACTCAGGTGCTCCAGTGCGCCGAGGGCACGGTGAAATCGCGCCTGCACCGCGCGCGGCTCGAGCTGCGCGACGTCCTGCGCGATCTGCTCTAG
- a CDS encoding site-2 protease family protein, whose protein sequence is MTFDQFPALLAVTRADVIGIVHFLVALYLSLSVHEAAHAWMANRCGDDTARLMGRMTLNPFVHIDPIGTVLMPLIMVVSSFAMPGVHLPLIGWAKPVPVNPVRFRNMRRGEILVSFAGPASNFILAACAFAICAVIVSSLGIVNPDTQGGYGTSTERMLETGTYTVQERIGQGLYEFIFSLLVLNLILGLFNLIPIAPLDGSHILRVFVSRRAAEAIDRLLMPPFNLLALLFVALPLVRLAYTPVYFALVDVISSLMR, encoded by the coding sequence GTGACATTCGACCAGTTCCCGGCGCTCTTGGCAGTGACGAGGGCCGATGTGATCGGCATCGTGCATTTCCTTGTCGCCCTCTATCTCTCCCTTTCCGTGCACGAGGCGGCACATGCGTGGATGGCCAACCGCTGCGGCGACGACACGGCGCGCCTGATGGGACGAATGACCCTGAACCCCTTCGTCCATATCGATCCCATCGGAACCGTCCTCATGCCGCTCATCATGGTGGTGTCATCGTTCGCCATGCCCGGAGTGCACTTGCCGCTGATCGGGTGGGCTAAGCCGGTGCCGGTCAATCCGGTCCGTTTCCGCAACATGCGCCGGGGCGAGATCTTGGTCTCGTTTGCCGGACCGGCGTCCAACTTCATCCTGGCGGCATGCGCCTTCGCGATCTGCGCAGTCATTGTTTCGTCGCTCGGCATCGTCAACCCGGATACGCAAGGGGGCTATGGAACGAGCACCGAAAGAATGCTAGAAACCGGCACGTATACCGTACAGGAGCGGATCGGGCAGGGCCTCTATGAGTTCATCTTCAGCCTGCTGGTCCTGAACCTTATCCTCGGGCTGTTCAACCTGATCCCGATCGCGCCGCTCGACGGCTCGCACATACTAAGAGTGTTCGTCTCTCGCCGCGCCGCCGAGGCGATCGATAGACTCCTGATGCCGCCGTTCAACCTCCTGGCGCTCCTGTTTGTGGCGCTGCCGCTCGTGCGCCTCGCGTACACGCCGGTGTACTTCGCACTCGTAGACGTCATCTCCTCGCTCATGCGATGA
- a CDS encoding CPBP family intramembrane metalloprotease, whose protein sequence is MKLRQVKIVFFKELLETVRDKRTLMVMILGPVLIYPVLILVMFTMTRAQQGKLEQEPSLVVIAGDRLDKALAKRLDDDTLIELVQSHGEADLRKVVRLNRADAAVLITRDVEIPGEKAMQARHLVRVVVIHNAADERSELALDRIRDVIDAYSREMIAAHIAVLDKGEQYAYPLVVSEESVGTPEAMGRRMLAHAIPMVLVLMTIAGSMYPAIDITAGEKERGTIETILTTPAGTAEIVTGKFLTVFVIAVATGLLNLAGMGLSLAAIGSAAQAQINLSLPLDAAFFMLIFILPLAFLFSSVMMAVAMYARTFKEAQNYATPIYLLSVIPAMMSTLPAFELSLAMCLVPVVGVTLLLKELVQGDIVASHLALVFLSTSLYAYIALRITIRLFHNENVLFSSEQPFALFLGRKRLKPRPLPTPGEAMFLTAVCFVLFFLIGQAIQGLGFRAATTLTLWGLVFLPAAVFAHYLRLDLSETFRLRPKSDLKALVGLAGGLIAGAAAVIVAFDLQFLWSFFAPPIDALAEQSSDPLSGLSPVELIVFIAVFPAICEELLFRGFILSGLSASTVRWRAAIVVGLLFGLFHIGQLIINIIPVTQIVLGVVLGLLVAYSDSIYSGMVCHLTFNAGMVLFAVFPDDARELFERMGAAGPWLEGKGHVPFGLLAIAALILTGAVAGVMALGRKRPHP, encoded by the coding sequence GTGAAGCTCCGGCAGGTGAAGATCGTCTTTTTCAAGGAGCTGCTCGAGACCGTGCGCGACAAGCGCACGCTGATGGTCATGATCCTTGGCCCCGTGCTCATCTACCCGGTACTCATCCTCGTCATGTTCACCATGACGCGCGCGCAACAGGGAAAGCTCGAGCAGGAGCCGTCGCTCGTCGTCATCGCCGGTGATCGGCTCGACAAGGCGCTGGCCAAGCGGCTTGATGACGACACACTGATCGAGCTTGTCCAGTCGCACGGAGAGGCCGACTTGAGGAAGGTGGTCCGGCTCAACCGGGCAGACGCCGCTGTTCTCATCACGCGCGACGTCGAGATCCCCGGCGAGAAGGCGATGCAGGCGCGCCACCTCGTCCGCGTGGTCGTGATCCACAACGCGGCGGACGAGCGGTCCGAGCTGGCGCTCGATCGCATCCGCGACGTGATCGACGCCTATTCGCGCGAGATGATCGCGGCGCACATCGCCGTGCTCGACAAGGGCGAGCAGTACGCGTACCCGCTCGTCGTGAGCGAGGAATCCGTCGGCACGCCCGAGGCCATGGGCCGACGCATGCTTGCCCACGCTATCCCGATGGTGCTCGTCCTCATGACCATCGCCGGCTCGATGTACCCGGCCATCGACATCACCGCCGGCGAGAAGGAACGCGGCACGATCGAGACAATTCTCACCACACCGGCTGGAACCGCCGAGATCGTCACCGGCAAGTTCCTCACCGTCTTCGTCATCGCCGTCGCCACCGGGCTGCTCAACCTGGCCGGGATGGGTCTGTCGCTGGCGGCCATCGGCAGCGCGGCGCAGGCGCAGATCAACCTGTCGTTGCCGCTCGATGCGGCGTTCTTCATGCTCATCTTCATCCTGCCGCTCGCGTTCCTGTTCAGCTCGGTCATGATGGCCGTGGCCATGTACGCGCGCACGTTCAAAGAGGCGCAAAACTACGCCACGCCCATCTACCTGTTGAGCGTCATTCCGGCGATGATGTCGACGCTGCCGGCCTTCGAGCTCTCATTGGCCATGTGCCTCGTGCCCGTCGTGGGCGTCACGCTGCTGCTCAAGGAGCTCGTTCAGGGCGACATTGTGGCGAGCCATCTTGCGCTCGTCTTCCTCTCGACCTCGCTCTACGCCTACATTGCCCTGCGGATCACCATCCGTCTGTTCCATAACGAGAACGTGCTCTTCTCGTCGGAGCAGCCATTCGCGCTCTTTCTGGGCCGCAAGCGGCTCAAGCCACGCCCGCTGCCGACACCCGGCGAAGCGATGTTCCTAACCGCTGTCTGCTTCGTGCTTTTCTTTCTCATTGGCCAAGCGATCCAAGGTCTCGGCTTCCGCGCGGCAACTACTCTGACGCTCTGGGGACTCGTGTTCTTGCCGGCCGCGGTATTTGCCCACTACCTGCGGCTCGACCTAAGTGAAACCTTCCGACTGCGGCCTAAGTCGGATCTCAAGGCGCTCGTTGGCCTCGCCGGCGGCCTCATCGCCGGCGCGGCCGCTGTTATCGTCGCCTTCGATCTCCAGTTTCTCTGGTCATTTTTCGCCCCCCCCATCGACGCACTGGCTGAACAGAGCAGCGACCCCCTGAGCGGCCTGAGCCCGGTTGAACTCATCGTGTTCATCGCTGTATTCCCAGCAATCTGCGAAGAGCTCCTCTTTCGCGGGTTCATCCTGAGCGGCCTCTCGGCATCTACGGTGCGTTGGAGGGCAGCCATCGTCGTCGGGTTGCTCTTCGGCCTGTTCCACATCGGTCAGCTGATCATCAACATCATCCCGGTCACCCAGATTGTCCTGGGCGTTGTGCTCGGCCTGCTCGTGGCCTACTCGGATTCGATCTACAGTGGCATGGTATGCCACCTCACATTCAATGCCGGCATGGTCCTGTTTGCGGTGTTCCCCGACGACGCCCGGGAGCTGTTCGAGCGTATGGGCGCTGCGGGGCCGTGGCTTGAGGGGAAGGGGCATGTGCCGTTCGGGTTGCTGGCAATCGCCGCCCTCATTTTGACCGGCGCCGTGGCCGGCGTTATGGCGCTCGGACGCAAACGGCCGCACCCTTGA
- a CDS encoding ABC transporter ATP-binding protein, protein MTDNSIVIRADGLHKVFVDARGEEVHAVAGVSFEAARGEILGILGPNGAGKTTLLRMLASIIKPTGGTATVCGFDVVRRPEEVKRRIGFLSGNTKLYARLTAAETVRYFGRLTGLNDETIARRTDSIFASLGMDDIRDRRFEKLSTGQKQKISIARTLIHDPEVLILDEPTAGLDVVASRAIVSLIRDAKAHAKTVLLSTHYMTEAEELCDRVALLYRGRFLAIDSLEHLVQHAGTTGLNAAFFHYLEEADAALPEVTP, encoded by the coding sequence GTGACCGACAACAGCATCGTCATCAGGGCCGACGGGCTGCACAAGGTCTTCGTCGACGCACGCGGCGAGGAGGTGCACGCCGTCGCCGGCGTGAGCTTCGAGGCCGCCCGCGGCGAGATCCTCGGCATCCTCGGCCCCAACGGCGCCGGTAAGACGACGCTGCTCCGGATGCTCGCCTCGATCATCAAGCCCACCGGCGGCACGGCCACTGTCTGTGGCTTCGACGTCGTGCGCCGGCCCGAGGAGGTCAAGCGCCGTATCGGCTTCCTCTCGGGCAACACGAAGCTCTACGCGCGGCTCACGGCCGCCGAGACGGTCCGCTACTTCGGCCGGCTCACCGGCCTCAACGACGAGACGATCGCGCGCCGCACCGACTCGATCTTCGCCTCGCTCGGCATGGACGACATCCGCGACCGCCGGTTCGAGAAGCTCTCCACGGGCCAGAAGCAGAAAATCTCCATCGCCCGCACCCTCATTCACGACCCCGAGGTGCTCATCCTCGACGAGCCGACCGCCGGTCTTGATGTGGTCGCGTCGCGTGCCATCGTCTCGCTCATTCGTGATGCCAAGGCGCACGCCAAAACCGTGCTGCTCTCAACGCACTACATGACCGAGGCCGAGGAGCTGTGTGACCGCGTCGCCCTGCTTTACCGCGGGCGGTTCCTCGCCATCGACAGCCTCGAGCACCTCGTCCAGCACGCCGGCACGACGGGGCTCAACGCGGCGTTCTTCCACTACCTCGAGGAAGCTGACGCCGCCCTGCCGGAGGTGACGCCGTGA
- a CDS encoding 2,3-bisphosphoglycerate-independent phosphoglycerate mutase, translated as MMPEHVLDSLLLDEGGSILLLVMDGLGDTATAETRWRTPLEVARTPHLDELVKTAACGRGIPVSPGITPGSGPGHLALFGYEPVAHEIGRGVLEAAGLDMEITSRDVCTRANFGTYDANGIITDRRAGRIPTEKCRELVAELARRIPVIEDVEFVLKAGKGHRFVVILRGDGLDGDLTDADPHHEGSPILEVKANKSEGQKAARMANEFIARANELLKSEHPANGIMMRGFSKTPVIRPFPQKWHISSAAIATYPMYRGITKLLGLNVLATGETIADEAATYVNDAAHYGYVFLHVKPTDAAGEDGNFDAKVAAIEETDAAIPALLKREPDVLCVTGDHSTPVTNKAHSWHPVPVMVRSRVCGADGFDRFTEKNCNSGSLGIFPMVELMPVLLANAGRIDKFGA; from the coding sequence ATGATGCCCGAACACGTGCTCGACAGCCTGCTGCTCGACGAGGGCGGCTCGATCCTGCTCCTCGTCATGGACGGTCTCGGCGATACGGCGACGGCGGAGACCAGGTGGCGCACGCCGCTCGAAGTAGCCAGAACGCCTCATCTCGACGAGCTCGTCAAGACCGCCGCCTGCGGTCGCGGCATCCCGGTGTCGCCCGGCATTACGCCCGGTAGCGGGCCGGGCCATCTCGCGCTCTTTGGCTACGAGCCGGTGGCGCACGAGATCGGCCGCGGCGTGCTCGAGGCGGCTGGGCTCGATATGGAGATCACGTCGCGCGACGTGTGCACCCGCGCCAACTTCGGCACCTACGACGCGAACGGCATTATCACCGACCGCCGCGCCGGCCGCATCCCGACCGAGAAGTGCCGCGAACTCGTCGCCGAGCTCGCCCGCCGCATCCCGGTGATCGAGGACGTCGAGTTCGTGCTCAAGGCGGGCAAGGGCCACCGCTTCGTCGTTATCCTGCGCGGCGACGGTCTTGACGGCGACCTGACCGACGCCGACCCGCATCACGAGGGCTCGCCCATCCTCGAGGTCAAAGCGAACAAGTCCGAAGGACAGAAAGCGGCGCGCATGGCCAACGAGTTCATCGCACGCGCCAACGAGCTGCTCAAGTCCGAGCACCCGGCCAACGGTATCATGATGCGCGGCTTCTCCAAGACGCCCGTCATCCGGCCCTTCCCGCAGAAGTGGCACATCTCGAGCGCGGCGATCGCCACCTACCCCATGTATCGGGGCATCACGAAGCTCCTGGGCCTCAACGTGCTCGCCACCGGCGAGACGATCGCTGACGAGGCTGCAACCTATGTCAACGACGCGGCCCACTACGGATACGTCTTCCTGCACGTCAAGCCGACCGACGCCGCCGGCGAAGACGGCAACTTCGACGCGAAGGTCGCCGCCATCGAGGAAACCGACGCGGCGATCCCGGCCCTGCTCAAGCGCGAGCCCGACGTGCTCTGCGTCACCGGCGACCACTCGACGCCGGTGACCAACAAGGCGCATAGTTGGCACCCCGTCCCCGTCATGGTGCGCTCGCGCGTCTGCGGCGCCGACGGCTTCGACCGCTTCACCGAGAAGAACTGCAACTCAGGCAGCCTCGGCATCTTTCCGATGGTCGAGCTGATGCCCGTGCTGCTGGCCAACGCGGGCCGCATCGACAAGTTCGGCGCATGA
- a CDS encoding tetratricopeptide repeat protein: protein MKNVTRAVLMLTLLALAHGARAADEQEPSALDALLTQAAEETTAGRYTKAAELYGEAVRLWPNDPQPRLLLIDLLAQVEGKESQCRRAIDDALEAGVFSDEQLEQVAGVCTDWGFEAEAMRLFHMLIEKHPDNPEFMAKALELMIAGDAKAERVIGEIEKLIGATPEPAVARRIATMCERVLRYDEAAWVYGTLLEADEKDLDARLAMARIKLKTGKFDEAEKLVEANRAIDPEHVETRLLLSELKLRRGEYVEALEEFRTVSKTEGGFYDAYLGEARAALAIGRYDDAISAALKAIKLDAEAAPAHALLGELYAATGRYSRAEDEYGAALEADEANVEAIIGAALSLRAAGKHDEAERTFYRLYDLYEAATTERELTARMLTHVGVACRYTDNPKDALHCFVEATKKDSTYIPARLWLGELFLERHQKNDAVKEFADILKIDPHHTGALVGLAKAAMEDGQFGDAQQRCDEALAVNPNLVDALNILAWLNILDEQYALARETLDRSLAVNPKSLETLATLAAWHHQSGDARSFERTMEQILAINPRYAEGYEIVAAACEYRRQNGEALALLYKALELDPRAASAWTSLGGILMREGLEEEAGEALSTAFRLDSYNHRTLNFKKVLDELKADYAVRETEHFVLKWHDERDFALRHFLPEFVEDAYARVCGQFGFEPPAKTLIEVFPDHDRFAARISGMPFIATVGACFGKVFAMDSPRHSGFNWQQVFEHEFVHVVTLQQTNMNIPMWFTEGLAVSWETGPTPIEWDRMAVRCAVLEEVVPLDELNSWFTRARSMGQRQWAYAQSLLIAEYLYAEYGRETIVKMLELYRDGVKTADVIQKACGIDQAEFERRTRASIIGRGRALRVPPLFILDDAERLKARLDAEPENAALHARYAQAIAQRTAAARGPAPSDLIDEARTHAEKAIELGSAMPEPYTVLAFLEANAGNEAAATTRCNEALAKDPGNYSAHRTLADIAAKAGRLDEALTHYEAAKRTYPRDSAVSHALAGIYSKRKEDDKAIAELEHVLQVDRQPYRALLQLGELYAQRKAWKDAVRVLEKALEFNLYDPDVYASLVRAYTEREQDDKAEEFRALGARIALGAAKTTFKRAEVIHYLLIALALDPTSEEARSLAAQAGIDPDNPPTEAEQPVPPSEDGRPADAEGAGY, encoded by the coding sequence ATGAAGAACGTGACCCGAGCCGTCCTCATGCTCACCCTCCTGGCGCTCGCGCACGGGGCGCGTGCCGCTGACGAGCAGGAACCTTCCGCGCTCGACGCACTCCTCACGCAAGCGGCCGAGGAGACGACCGCGGGCCGTTACACCAAGGCTGCCGAGCTCTATGGCGAAGCGGTGCGTCTCTGGCCCAACGACCCCCAACCGCGGCTGTTGTTGATCGACCTGCTTGCGCAGGTGGAGGGCAAGGAGAGCCAATGCCGGCGCGCCATTGACGATGCGCTCGAGGCCGGCGTCTTCAGCGACGAACAACTCGAGCAGGTCGCCGGGGTGTGCACCGACTGGGGCTTCGAGGCCGAGGCGATGCGCCTCTTCCACATGCTGATCGAGAAGCATCCCGACAACCCGGAATTCATGGCGAAGGCTCTGGAGCTGATGATCGCGGGCGACGCGAAGGCCGAACGCGTCATCGGCGAGATCGAGAAGCTCATCGGCGCCACGCCCGAACCCGCGGTCGCCCGCCGCATCGCGACGATGTGCGAGCGCGTCCTGCGCTACGATGAAGCGGCGTGGGTCTACGGCACGTTGCTCGAAGCCGACGAGAAAGACCTCGACGCGCGCCTGGCGATGGCCCGCATCAAGCTCAAGACGGGCAAGTTCGACGAGGCCGAGAAGCTCGTCGAGGCCAACCGTGCGATCGATCCCGAGCACGTCGAGACGCGACTGCTCCTCTCCGAGCTCAAGCTGCGCCGCGGCGAGTATGTCGAGGCGCTCGAGGAGTTCCGCACCGTCTCGAAAACCGAGGGCGGCTTCTACGACGCCTACCTCGGCGAGGCGCGCGCGGCGCTCGCCATCGGCCGGTACGACGACGCGATCTCGGCCGCGCTCAAGGCGATCAAGCTCGACGCCGAGGCTGCGCCGGCCCACGCGCTGCTCGGCGAGCTCTACGCCGCCACGGGCCGCTACTCGAGGGCCGAAGACGAGTACGGCGCCGCCCTCGAGGCCGACGAGGCCAACGTCGAGGCGATCATCGGCGCCGCGCTCTCCCTCCGGGCCGCCGGCAAGCACGACGAGGCCGAGAGAACCTTCTACCGGCTCTACGACCTTTACGAGGCGGCCACGACCGAGCGCGAGCTGACGGCCCGCATGTTGACCCATGTCGGCGTCGCCTGCCGATACACCGACAACCCAAAGGACGCGCTCCACTGCTTCGTCGAGGCAACCAAGAAGGACTCGACCTACATTCCCGCGCGACTCTGGCTCGGCGAGCTGTTCCTCGAACGTCATCAGAAGAACGATGCCGTAAAGGAATTTGCCGACATTCTCAAGATCGACCCGCATCACACGGGCGCGCTCGTGGGCCTGGCCAAGGCCGCGATGGAAGACGGCCAGTTCGGTGACGCCCAGCAGCGGTGCGACGAAGCGCTCGCCGTCAATCCGAACCTCGTCGACGCGCTCAACATCCTCGCTTGGCTCAACATCCTCGACGAGCAATACGCGCTCGCGAGAGAGACACTCGACCGCTCGCTCGCCGTCAACCCCAAGTCGCTCGAGACGCTCGCCACCCTTGCCGCCTGGCACCACCAGAGCGGCGATGCGCGCTCCTTTGAGCGAACGATGGAGCAGATCCTCGCCATCAATCCGCGCTACGCCGAGGGCTATGAGATCGTCGCCGCCGCCTGCGAGTACCGCCGCCAGAACGGCGAGGCGCTCGCCTTGTTGTACAAAGCGCTCGAGCTCGACCCGAGAGCGGCGTCGGCCTGGACAAGCCTCGGCGGCATCCTGATGCGCGAAGGGCTCGAAGAGGAAGCGGGCGAGGCGCTCTCGACGGCGTTCAGGCTCGACAGCTACAATCATCGCACGCTCAACTTCAAGAAGGTTCTCGACGAGCTCAAGGCCGACTACGCCGTGCGCGAGACCGAGCACTTCGTGCTCAAGTGGCACGATGAGCGCGACTTCGCCCTCCGCCACTTTCTGCCCGAGTTCGTCGAGGACGCCTATGCGCGCGTCTGCGGCCAGTTCGGGTTCGAGCCACCGGCCAAGACGCTCATCGAGGTCTTCCCCGATCACGACCGGTTTGCCGCGCGCATCTCGGGGATGCCGTTCATCGCCACCGTCGGCGCCTGCTTCGGCAAGGTGTTCGCCATGGACTCGCCGCGCCACAGCGGTTTCAATTGGCAGCAGGTGTTCGAGCACGAGTTCGTCCACGTCGTCACGCTCCAGCAGACCAACATGAACATCCCGATGTGGTTCACCGAGGGACTCGCCGTGAGCTGGGAGACCGGCCCGACGCCGATCGAATGGGACCGCATGGCGGTGCGTTGCGCCGTGCTCGAAGAGGTCGTACCCCTCGACGAGCTGAACAGCTGGTTCACGCGCGCCCGCTCGATGGGCCAACGGCAGTGGGCATACGCGCAGTCGCTGCTGATCGCCGAGTACCTCTACGCCGAGTATGGCCGCGAGACAATCGTGAAGATGCTCGAGCTCTACCGCGACGGAGTGAAGACAGCCGACGTGATCCAGAAGGCGTGCGGCATCGACCAAGCCGAGTTCGAGCGCCGCACGCGCGCCTCGATCATCGGCCGCGGCCGTGCGCTCCGGGTGCCGCCGTTGTTCATTCTTGACGACGCCGAACGCCTCAAGGCCCGGCTGGACGCCGAACCGGAGAACGCCGCGCTCCACGCCCGCTACGCGCAGGCGATCGCCCAGCGGACTGCCGCCGCGCGCGGGCCCGCGCCGTCCGACCTCATTGACGAGGCGCGCACGCACGCCGAGAAGGCCATAGAGCTCGGCAGCGCGATGCCCGAACCGTACACGGTGCTCGCCTTCCTCGAAGCGAACGCCGGGAATGAAGCCGCGGCCACAACGCGCTGCAACGAGGCGCTCGCCAAGGATCCGGGCAACTACTCGGCCCATCGCACGCTCGCCGACATCGCGGCCAAGGCCGGCCGCCTCGACGAGGCCCTCACACACTACGAGGCCGCCAAGCGGACCTACCCCCGTGACAGCGCGGTGAGCCATGCACTCGCCGGAATCTATTCGAAGCGCAAGGAGGACGACAAGGCGATCGCCGAGCTCGAACACGTGCTCCAGGTCGATCGCCAGCCCTACAGAGCCCTGCTCCAACTCGGGGAGCTCTACGCCCAGCGCAAGGCCTGGAAGGACGCGGTCCGCGTGCTGGAGAAGGCGCTCGAGTTCAACCTGTACGACCCCGACGTCTACGCGTCGCTCGTGCGCGCCTACACCGAACGCGAGCAGGACGACAAGGCCGAGGAGTTCCGCGCGCTCGGCGCCCGCATCGCACTCGGCGCGGCCAAGACGACGTTCAAGCGGGCGGAGGTCATCCACTACCTCCTCATCGCCCTCGCCCTGGACCCGACAAGCGAAGAGGCGCGCTCGCTCGCCGCGCAAGCCGGCATCGACCCGGACAACCCCCCGACTGAAGCCGAGCAACCGGTGCCTCCGAGCGAGGACGGGCGGCCCGCCGACGCCGAGGGCGCTGGCTACTAG